The following are encoded in a window of Castanea sativa cultivar Marrone di Chiusa Pesio chromosome 5, ASM4071231v1 genomic DNA:
- the LOC142633904 gene encoding uncharacterized protein LOC142633904, with translation MIQEIPRDVDTDTVLHAIDLRGKVGVDWTRKHAVHIDEWGNRLQRRCEAVLGDMPPQHEYHDWFKRVTRRFIDRPGAIVTVLIEGYVRLLRRHPVGTEDHKDITEVLTAVHAIERVQPPIPEALNEEAATPTGPSTTEGPSTSTAPARCRPFRPVATPRVVPTPDPSPSTPHPSTSPTIPSPTPHPSPRPTIPPPTPHPCPGSDIRPPIPQSLPQLSPIPSFDLGIDPTPPDMQQEPPSHSTPTGPSSAIDLPHVQAEQTVGLPAVAEGRPKRISKAPPCGTGGHKHGHNAGPEASDERHARPPPYYTRRHKIQKR, from the exons ATGATCCAAGAAATTCCCCGCGATGTTGACACTGACACAGTGCTTCATGCCATTGATTTGAGGGGGAAGGTCGGTGTTGATTGGACGAGAAAACATGCTGTGCATATCGATGAGTGGGGTAATCGCCTTCAACGGCGTTGTGAAGCAGTACTTGGTGATATGCCTCCACAGCACGAGTACCACGACTGGTTCAAAAGGGTAACTCGGAGGTTCATCGATAGGCCCGGTGCTATAGTGACTGTGCTG ATTGAAGGATATGTCCGTTTGTTGAGGCGTCACCCAGTGGGCACGGAGGACCACAAGGACATTACTGAGGTGCTGACGGCCGTGCATGCGATTGAACGTGTACAACCTCCTATACCTGAGGCCCTGAATGAGGAGGCAGCTACCCCTACGGGCCCAAGTACTACTGAAGGCCCAAGCACGAGCACAGCTCCGGCCAGATGTCGCCCTTTTCGACCTGTTGCTACCCCGAGGGTTGTCCCTACCCCTGATCCCTCTCCATCCaccccac ATCCATCCACTAGCCCCAccatcccttcacccaccccacaTCCATCTCCTCGCCCCACCATCCCTCCACCCACCCCACATCCTTGTCCTGGGTCCGACATTCGTCCACCCATCCCACAGTCACTTCCTCAGTTGTCACCTATTCCATCCTTTGACCTGGGTATTGATCCAACCCCACCTGACATGCAGCAAGAGCCACCCTCCCATAGTACCCCTACTGGCCCTTCTTCAGCCATCGACCTACCCCATGTTCAGGCTGAGCAGACTGTTGGGTTACCTGCAGTGGCAGAAGGTCGGCCGAAACGCATATCAAAGGCACCTCCTTGTGGGACAGGGGGGCACAAACATGGACACAATGCTGGGCCCGAGGCATCTGACGAAAGACATGCAAGACCTCCTCCTTATTATACTAGACGGCATAAGATTCAAAAAAGGTAA
- the LOC142635775 gene encoding biotin carboxylase 1, chloroplastic-like: MAIVCYYGSSDKNSLATDVAILCLENANSKFGHDDDYLKTFAAMLFPLLLILPKATAGGGGRGMRLAKEPDEFVKLLQQAKSEAAAAFGNDGVYLEKYIQNPRHIEFQVLADKYGNVVHFGERDCSIQRRNQKLLEEAPSPALTPELRKAMGDAAVAAAASIGYIGVGTVEFLLDERGSFYFMEMNTRIQVEHPVTEMISSVDLIEEQILVAMGEKLRYKQEDIVLRGHSIECRINAEVNSVSQNCLCISNRYGSILAVANSTDANEGLYLAN; the protein is encoded by the exons ATGGCCATTGTCTGCTACTATG GTTCATCAGATAAAAATAGTCTAGCTACTGATGTAGCTATTTTATGCCTGGAGAATGCCAACTCAAAGTTTGGTCATGATGATGATTATCTGAAGACATTTGCTGCCATGCTGTTTCCTTTACTCTTAATTCTACCAAag GCAACAGCAGGTGGTGGTGGCCGTGGCATGCGTCTAGCTAAAGAACCTGATGAGTTTGTGAAGTTGCTACAG CAAGCCAAGAGTGAGGCAGCAGCTGCATTTGGAAATGATGGAGTTTATTTGGAGAAGTACATTCAAAATCCTAGGCACATTGAGTTCCAG GTTCTTGCAGATAAATATGGTAATGTCGTCCACTTTGGAGAGCGTGATTGCAGCATCCAG AGACGGAATCAAAAGCTGCTGGAAGAAGCACCCTCTCCTGCACTGACCCCAGAGTTGAGGAAAGCAATGGGTGACGCAGCGGTTGCAGCAGCAGCATCTATAGGTTACATTGGTGTTGGAACAGTTGAGTTCCTTTTGGATGAAAGAGGTTCCTTCTACTTTATGGAAATGAACACTCGGATCCAG GTTGAGCATCCTGTGACAGAAATGATTTCCTCTGTGGACTTGATTGAGGAACAAATTCTTGTAGCTATGGGAGAAAAACTCCGGTACAAACAG GAAGATATTGTGCTCAGAGGACATTCAATTGAATGCCGTATCAATGCAGAAGTTAAT TCTGTGTCTCAGAATTGTTTGTGCATCAGTAATCGATATGGCTCAATTCTTGCAGTAGCTAATAGTACAGATGCAAATGAGGGCCTTTATCTGGCCAACTAA
- the LOC142635774 gene encoding serine/threonine-protein phosphatase 7 long form homolog — translation MAATNAGRIDYTQPGPIDTSVLSQQLKHRSEAIWNGQDPGSITCRSRSSEFSNREPMVDDRLRNIIKAVGLEGLLWVPGREIDHGLITALVERWRPETHTFHMPHGEVTITLQDVEVLLGLPVDGDAITGSTQKTWVDVCRDFLGFQPRNEGNHKQLMGQRILINWLLEQVANPLPPNAEEDQLHKYARCYILALLGDTIFMDKSGDRVHLMWVQQLEDLRNPRRYSWGSACLAWLYRELCRASEDTSQIGGCLLLVQYWAWARFPYLCPAVEHGPPMGAYGPPVRGPLSLKWLWVPNKKNRPAHIFRDRYRKQIASMLPAQVVWQPYEAELEDLPP, via the exons ATGGCTGCTACAAATGCTGGGCGGATTGACTATACACAGCCTGGACCCATTGACACGTCGGTGTTGTCACAGCAGTTGAAGCATCGGTCCGAAGCTATCTGGAATGGACAG GATCCAGGGTCCATTACCTGCCGTAGCCGTAGTTCAGAGTTCTCCAATCGAGAGCCAATGGTTGACGACCGACTCAGGAACATCATCAAGGCAGttggtttggagggactccTGTGGGTCCCGGGTAGAGAGATTGACCATGGCCTGATAACGGCCTTAGTGGAGCGATGGCGGCCCGAGACTCACACATTCCACATGCCACATGGTGAGGTCACCATCACATTGCAGGATGTGGAGGTTCTTCTCGGGCTTCCTGTTGATGGTGACGCTATAACAGGGAGCACGCAGAAAACGTGGGTGGATGTGTGCCGGGACTTCCTTGGCTTTCAACCTAGAAATGAAGGCAACCATAAGCAACTTATGGGTCAGAGGATTCTCATCAACTGGCTTTTGGAGCAAGTTGCTAATCCATTGCCGCCTAATGCTGAAGAGGATCAGCTGCATAAGTACGCacgatgctacatcctagcgctactgggggacacaattttcatgGACAAATCCGGCGATAGGGTGCATCTAATGTGGGTGCAGCAGTTGGAAGACCTTCGCAACCCACGAAGGTACAGTTGGGGAagtgcttgccttgcatggttgtaccGAGAGCTATGCAGGGCAAGCGAGGACACCAGTCAGATTGGTGGGTGCTTACTattggtccagtattgggcatgggctaGGTTCCCCTATTTGTGTCCAGCAGTTGAGCATGGCCCGCCAATGGGTGCTTATGGTCCTCCAGTGCGTGGTCCACTGTCCCTGAA gtggttgtgggttccaaacaagaaaaataggcCCGCCCACATCTTCAGGGACAGGTATCGCAAGCAAATAGCTTCAATGTTGCCAGCCCAG GTGGTGTGGCAGCCATATGAAGCTGAGTTAGAGGACCTTCCGCCGTAG